Proteins encoded together in one Lathyrus oleraceus cultivar Zhongwan6 chromosome 5, CAAS_Psat_ZW6_1.0, whole genome shotgun sequence window:
- the LOC127078992 gene encoding secreted RxLR effector protein 161-like, protein MDDANPVGTPMECGSKLSKHENGEIVDPTLYKSLVGSLRYLTSTRPDILYVVEVVSRYMESPTTTHFKAAKRILRYIKGTTNFGLHYYSSNNYEIIGYSDSDWSGDVDDRKSTTGFVFFMGDTAFTWMSKKQPIVTLSTCEAEYVAATSCVCHAVWLRNLLKELKMPQEDPVEICVDNKSTLALAKNPVFHERSKHIDTRYHFIRECIKKKKVKLKYVMSRDQAADIFTKPLKLETFVKLRNMLGVTNQV, encoded by the coding sequence ATGGATGATGCCAATCCAGTTGGCACCCCGATGGAATGTGGCAGCAAGTTAAGTAAGCATGAAAATGGAGAGATTGTTGATCCAACTCTTTACAAAAGTTTGGTTGGAAGTCTGCGTTACTTGACAAGTACAAGACCAGATATTCTCTATGTTGTAGAAGTCGTAAGTCGCTACATGGAATCTCCAACAACAACTCACTTCAAGGCGGCAAAAAGAATCCTTCGATACATCAAAGGTACAACAAACTTTGGCTTGCACTATTACTCTTCTAACAATTATGAGATTATTGGCTATAGTGATAGTGATTGGAGTGGAGACGTGGATGATAGAAAGAGCACTACTGGTTTTGTGTTTTTTATGGGAGATACTGCTTTCACTTGGATGTCAAAGAAGCAACCTATCGTCACActgtcaacttgtgaagctgagTATGTTGCCGCTACATCATGTGTTTGTCATGCAGTTTGGCTAAGGAATTTGTTGAAAGAATTAAAAATGCCACAAGAAGATCCTGTCGAAATATGTGTTGACAATAAATCAACACTTGCTTTGGCAAAGAATCCTGTATTTCATGAAAGAAGTAAGCACATCGACACTCGTTACCACTTCATAAGAGAATGCATCAAAAAGAAGAAGGTGAAGTTGAAGTATGTGATGTCTAGAGATCAAGCTGCCGATATTTTCACCAAGCCACTAAAATTGGAAACTTTCGTTAAACTAAGGAATATGCTTGGAGTCACAAATCAAGTTTAA